The Amphiura filiformis chromosome 15, Afil_fr2py, whole genome shotgun sequence region TAAAAGTTGCCCTTTTCCACAATGTTGAGATTGTGAAACGATTATTATTTGAAAATGATCTGCAATAGCTTCAGACGTGACCCGGACTCTTTACCCTACCTTTGAAATGTTCAGTGCCCATACACTGAAAAATAAATTGTGATTTAATTTTACGAAAAATTCCGGCAGCAAAGTTACCGGAAATGTTCCTAAAAATCTTTCGGAACACTAGATTGTGCtcttccagttgcaatccatactgATACCTCCTATGTAACATACCTGAAGACCGTATTCTTCAACACACGGAGTgtaaatatcaaatggggttaactgacATGACTTTGTGACCGACTCCATTTGAATCTACACCCCTgtagattaagttcatgtcttccatagggggtgtatggatttcaactggaataaccaattgATTAACTATACTGTACAGAACCGTTccagcaacgtaagttacgttcgGAGATGTCGGTAAAGGGGTCCCAAGCGTGATAGAATTACACAACCATATTCTTCTGACCAGTTAATTACTGGATGGCCCATAGCAGAGTTACTACAGGACTAGGCCTACTCCAAACTGGAGTAGCCATGCGGTAACTTCAGATAGTCATGGAATTTCTTAATATTTTGTCATTATTGTGCTGATAACAAATATGAAATACAAAAGGGTAAGAAGTCGGGTTTTAAGTGAaatgatcaattttgaaaatgGTGTTTACCCCCAATTCTACAACAGGCTTCTATATGGAAAATATTAACAAACTCTTTCATAGAATTTCGTTGTTTTCACATTATGTCGAGGtctttgtatatttttaaatattaaaataaacaacatGGTTAGCGActacttttttttatattaatccgAAACTATGCAATATTCGACATATTTTAGCAGCTTCACCCCAATTTGTGCCATAATGCAAACGTACATGCAATGAAATTTACACGCGAACTCAACTCACAGGATCCTTTAGATACCGAATCACGCTTGGGCCCCATGTTCCTAAAAATAATAAGTAAAGCCTTTGCAATAAATGTACGACAAGACAGAAACGGtttttagttatttattttatttttatctttttttgatcaattttttttaaggatatttaaatttttgataagTATTATTGCAAAATGTGTATGTATTGAACACTATTTGTAAatatgtatataaataaatgtataattattatataagtaCCAAAGTTGTGCCGTGTTCCATCAGCACGGATATGTATAATACGTAATATTTCTCCATACAATATTGTTAAATGTATGACAGAAACATGTTTGGTCATATTTTAGATTGCTCAACAATGATGACAAGCTGGGCAAATCTCATAATTGGGCGTATGCGAGGGAGTCGGAgacaaataaataattgcaacTAAACTATACCCTATTTCACTCCCTCCAGTCAGCGGCACAAACTTTTAGCAGAGTTCAGCGCTTGCTGCGTTAGCTTGGCGGGTATTTCTTGCCACtttgtacacgcaccaagtaaaggtccgttcatactacgccgcaattgcgttgccatgcggtgcgttgccgatatatcgattactttttgtgccgcaacttgtcgcatttccaagttattgcgatatcgcaatgcagtatttttcaGTACAATGCGATGCGGCTTCGCATCGCATCGcaacgcaattgcggcgtagtatgaacggaccttaaggttcgttcatactaccaccgcatttgctttgcgatgccgatatatcgattactttttgccgcaactcaacgcaactcgtcgcatttccaagttaaaatgtatttaacttcattgcgatatcgcaatgcagtaatTTGCAGTACcgtgcagtgcggcaacgcaccgcatcgcaaagcaacgcatcgcaaatgcggcggtagtatgaacggacctttaaaggtccgttcatactaccaccgcatttgcgatgcgttgcgatgcggtgcgttgtcgcactgcattgcgatatcgcaataaagttaaatacattttaacctggaaatgcgacgagttgcgttgagttgcggcaaaagtaatcgatatatcggcatcgaaaagcaacgcatcgcaaatgcggtggtagtatgaacgaaccttgccttgcttcgtaatcctgtttgggctggacaaaaaatttttgttccactttgccccggtctcccctaacaTAATATAAATCCACAAAATCAGATAAAATCAATAATTATCCTGCTATCAACGTATCTCGAccccgggggcacttccatgacagatatgcatcatgtgcctcgggatagacccccttttcaaaccggcttgtacccaatgacccccttttttgtgttatggtcctacccaatgacccccttcaaAAAATTCATgtacccaatgacctcctttttctatttcctgctatacccaatgacccccttttaattcccaaatttaggtggtatttgtgttctcctccagaaataatgagatttttcacatttctaaggtggccaagttgtttgtacgcagtttggcacttatttatgtgtacttaatgatactcttttggcaatcctgtactcaatgactcccattttactttttgttaccccaatgaccatccttttttttatttttcataccgaatgaccccatttttattcaggttgtgtactgaatgaccccatatttttgtaattgtacatttgacctgaatgccccctacttttaacatggccgaggcacatccctgccatttcagatagggagtgccccccgggatctCGACACGACATATaagtgacgtaaggctaccatagcaatagatgaatacaatgaatgtttgaatagatcgccctgcactacaacgttcacacggtacctatatgcattgaaccataattagatgtcaaagaaatgctaaaatcactcgcacctgtaagattagtatctttgaaaagagcggtgatTGCAGACCTACACAGGTGATgattgcaacctgcttgtagtgcatggcgatatattcaaaaattatattcatctattgctatggcagttaatccgattattacgtcacttctacaaaTATCCTGGTAACTCCGGGGGTAACTCGCCGTATTTaagtcaaaaataacaaatacgcGAAGACAACTCATGTACGCGTCACGTTTGATGCGATAGGCCGTGGTGATGGGGTCACATTCTGCCTCTTTGTTGAATGTCATCTTCCGTGCAGCTATCTCCAGTCtatgtaacatttttatttataaaaactttaaaaaatcaggtctatatACATTTTTAACAATTCAGCCAGGCAATTCAGTAGTATCGATCATAAACCATGTGAGAGAAGACAGCATGCCAAAGAATTACGGCCAGCATCCATATCGCTGTCCAGATAATTCCACTCACCAATCCGGCCAGTGACCATTTCTTAGACTCTCTGATAGCTGTTTCAGCACCAGCGATATCCCCTGCCATGAACCGTCTTCGAACCTGTAGGAATGGAtacaaaaaatcattttaaatccAAGATATTGTGAATGTATTGACCCCCCTAAAATAGGTCCACTTTTCAGGAGGGATGTTAAAATATTAGCTTATACCCAAGGTCGAAATTATAAAGAAAAGTTTAACAAATGGACCACTTCCCCAGCAAACTCAAAACGGTTTGCAGAAAACGATTAAATGTAGGGTTAAAGGTATTAAacgttttaacatttaaaaaactttttttttaaacttaaatgttatttaagtgttaccaaagtattttgcaaaaacgtttgcccaaaaatgttttacaataacattttgaaaacatttttaaaatgttgttgtagtgcttTTTCGTATGAACGGTTTTAACAAcaattttcatgacctttataacccgacatttaaatgttattaaaacattttgaataaaaccaaaacgcatttataacgtttaaaaacaGTTTTGTGTTTCCAGGGCTTCTTTATGGTAAACTTAGAATAACCTTAAAAATATATAGACAAAACTTACATCGAATGACCGAATAAGTGCTACAATACCGCACGGGAAACAGCAAAACATGGTGACAATAATGGCATAGATCATGTGGTCATTACTAGGCTCCTGTGATGCGTTTATTAACATTACTTGGTTTGGTGGAGGAACCTGCGCCTGAAAAGTACAGAAATAATTACCAATATATTAATTATAAACATAATCATTATCACCcttgtcattatcatcatcattatcatcaaaatTATTAacatcctcctcatcatcatcatcatcaaaattattaacatttcctcttcatcgtcatcaccatcatTTATATCATATCGCAACCATCATTACAGGCAATACGCAACTGAGCAGCGCCTTTTGTAACTGTTTTAAAGCGTGTAAACCTTGCAAtataataagcctttttgaaatatggcgggcacaaagaaggggcgtactttgaagtgagtaatcttttgtatgcttttcagctgacaaaagattactcacttcaaataCGCCCTCTcattttgtgcccgccatatttcaaaaaggttcACTTAGCGAAAAATGTCGGTGATTtaagggactcgatcttttgtgcgtaattatagagggccaggggattcactctatcatttaaacaattatttgaagaagttaaagagccctaagaataaaa contains the following coding sequences:
- the LOC140171698 gene encoding proline-rich transmembrane protein 1-like isoform X1 — translated: MAFDDQHNMETKKTDYPDDLTRNSFHDVPGYVNTSAPEPPAVYYNAAQVPPPNQVMLINASQEPSNDHMIYAIIVTMFCCFPCGIVALIRSFDVRRRFMAGDIAGAETAIRESKKWSLAGLVSGIIWTAIWMLAVILWHAVFSHMVYDRYY
- the LOC140171698 gene encoding interferon-induced transmembrane protein 1-like isoform X2, which produces MAFDDQHNMETKKTDYPDDLTRNSFHDVPGYVNTSAPEPPAVYYNAVPPPNQVMLINASQEPSNDHMIYAIIVTMFCCFPCGIVALIRSFDVRRRFMAGDIAGAETAIRESKKWSLAGLVSGIIWTAIWMLAVILWHAVFSHMVYDRYY